The Lycium ferocissimum isolate CSIRO_LF1 unplaced genomic scaffold, AGI_CSIRO_Lferr_CH_V1 ctg2208, whole genome shotgun sequence genome contains a region encoding:
- the LOC132043227 gene encoding agamous-like MADS-box protein AGL61, giving the protein MEGKQTAGRKKIPLEKIEKEADRYSTFSKRRKGLYKKASKIVRECDVDMGIVLSSPAGKPFSFISPTPKAVIDRFMNPTIELSEGEKLVAANARNNINQNNDRLLEFDTREKAAKNKMCSLEQMNKTRDKGWWESPDQFSADDMINFEIWLNIAELQLENGASSSSQPPPQDPTTSAQ; this is encoded by the coding sequence ATGGAGGGTAAGCAGACTGCCGGGCGTAAAAAAATTCCATtagagaaaatagaaaaagaagccGATCGATATTCCACATTCTCTAAACGTCGTAAAGGCTTGTATAAAAAAGCAAGCAAAATTGTTAGAGAATGTGATGTCGACATGGGAATAGTTCTTTCTTCCCCTGCTGGTAAAccgttttcttttatttctccaACTCCTAAAGCGGTTATCGATCGTTTTATGAATCCCACAATAGAATTAAGTGAAGGTGAGAAACTTGTTGCTGCAAATGCACGTAACAATATAAATCAAAACAATGATAGGCTTCTTGAATTTGATACAAGAGAAAAGGCTGCAAAAAACAAAATGTGTTCCTTAGAACAAATGAATAAGACTAGAGATAAAGGATGGTGGGAGTCCCCTGACCAGTTCAGTGCAGATGATATGATCAACTTTGAAATTTGGTTAAATATCGCTGAGTTGCAGCTAGAAAATGGAGCTTCATCCTCCTCACAGCCCCCACCACAGGATCCAACTACTAGTGCTCAATAG